From one Candidatus Acididesulfobacter guangdongensis genomic stretch:
- a CDS encoding rubredoxin — MDENGAKYICQACPYIYDPAKGDPEGGIPPGTPFEDIPDDWVCPICLVDKTHFVQLKDKK; from the coding sequence ATAGACGAAAACGGCGCTAAATACATATGTCAGGCGTGCCCGTACATTTACGATCCTGCAAAAGGAGATCCTGAAGGCGGCATTCCGCCGGGTACTCCTTTTGAAGACATACCGGATGACTGGGTTTGTCCTATCTGTCTTGTTGACAAAACACATTTTGTTCAGCTTAAAGACAAGAAATAG
- a CDS encoding rubredoxin — protein MDKYQCEVCGYIYDPENGDSIGGVEQGTAFKDLPDDWVCPVCGADKTHFVKL, from the coding sequence ATGGATAAATACCAGTGCGAGGTTTGCGGATATATTTACGACCCTGAAAACGGGGACAGTATAGGGGGCGTTGAACAGGGTACCGCTTTTAAAGACCTGCCTGACGATTGGGTATGTCCGGTATGCGGAGCAGATAAAACGCATTTTGTAAAATTATGA
- a CDS encoding DsbA family protein gives MKHNYLLNDICSDKNIGLRTKNRLANGDAHYLILADPARNNIQLIIYQLFIIISCMLLLLFINVSTASAHTNLTQRTIAHLVNAQRVQGNPDANVTIVAYTDFQCYWCRKFEELDLPYLIKNYINTGKVYLIYRDFPLTLIHPFAFKAAKYADCSALQSTKHNNKYLKIRNLLYKYQSKWSTIGDIYYFLKKNDKGLLNMKKEQSCVKHNVTVSLIKQNIKKGTMLGVTGTPTLFIYKGLELVKTIRGYQPIGKLNKLLQKIAG, from the coding sequence ATGAAACATAATTATCTGCTAAACGATATATGCAGCGATAAAAATATCGGATTAAGAACAAAAAATCGTCTGGCTAACGGCGATGCACATTATTTAATACTTGCTGATCCCGCAAGAAATAATATTCAATTAATAATTTACCAGCTCTTCATTATCATATCCTGCATGCTGCTGCTGCTTTTTATAAATGTTTCGACAGCTTCGGCTCATACAAATTTAACGCAGAGAACAATCGCACATCTTGTGAATGCTCAAAGGGTTCAGGGTAATCCTGATGCAAATGTTACCATTGTTGCCTATACCGATTTTCAATGTTACTGGTGCAGGAAATTTGAAGAATTAGACCTGCCGTATTTAATAAAAAATTATATTAATACCGGAAAGGTATATCTTATCTATAGAGATTTTCCTTTAACGCTCATTCACCCTTTCGCTTTCAAAGCAGCTAAGTATGCTGACTGTTCAGCCTTGCAGAGCACAAAACATAATAATAAATATCTTAAAATAAGAAACCTGCTTTATAAATATCAGTCAAAATGGAGCACAATAGGCGATATTTATTATTTTTTGAAAAAAAATGATAAAGGACTGCTGAATATGAAAAAAGAGCAGTCATGCGTGAAGCATAACGTAACCGTCAGTCTCATAAAGCAAAACATAAAAAAAGGAACAATGCTCGGCGTCACAGGAACTCCAACATTATTTATATATAAAGGTCTGGAGTTAGTAAAAACTATAAGGGGATACCAGCCAATCGGCAAATTAAATAAACTGCTACAAAAAATAGCAGGATAA